A genomic stretch from Lathyrus oleraceus cultivar Zhongwan6 chromosome 2, CAAS_Psat_ZW6_1.0, whole genome shotgun sequence includes:
- the LOC127117840 gene encoding nonsense-mediated mRNA decay factor SMG7, which translates to MMIVETDKMSAPSPRERAQRLFDKNLELEKKRRRSAQAHVPSDPSIWPQQRENFEAIILEDHAFSEQHNIEYSLWVLHYKRIEELRAHFNAAISSASSKSPQGGKGSVRPERITKIRQQLKTFLSEATGFYHDLIMKIKAKNGLPLGYFEDSENLIVMEKDGKKSAEMKKSLISCHRCLIYLGDLARYKGLYGEGDSKKREFAAASSYYLQAASIWPSSGNPHHQLALLASYSGDELAVIYRYFRSLAVDSPFTTARENLIVAFEKNRQSYSQLSGDAKAVAVKESSGQLDGKGRGKIEAKLVTRGNGVEAYPRKEGASNIQETYKSFCTRFVRLNGILFTRTSLETFAEVLSLISNGLRELLSSGQDEELNFGQDALENGLAIVRIISIIVFTVHNAKKESEGQTYAEIVQRAVLLQNAFTAAFELMSIIIDRCVQLQDPSCSFLLPGILVFVEWLACYPDLAAGNDVDENQSTVRSKFWNHCISFLNKLLSVGPMSIGDEEETCFNNMSRYEEGETDNRLALWEDFELRGFVPLIPAQTILDFSRKHSFGSDREKERKSRVKRILAAGKALANIVRIDQKRIYFDSKGKKFIIGVEPSISDDFVLATGKPIADDLVKENEADKPKSGIAQSDHHQYLEEEDDDDDEVIVFKPIVAEKRADVLVVSSGVTHRGLEPVPVASGVDVKFNVNSAFHPPNDVDLQTSLPASVSCMMPQSLQPVQQHSSRWLEGGVSLVNSFEGLGFSENGHVVKPKLPLHEALSIFNDASLSVPFQQSVSTGTKSFYGLPKTEDSMIPSKVDTVASSGVITDNSYVKSLSVSQADLRKSPVSRPSRHRGPPPGFSHVSPRLDMESTVSDSISGNPVMDDYSWLDGYQLPASTKGSGPDGPIAYTQSNSHLVNHNISSGAVCFPFPGKQVPSALQGVKQNGWQDYHSTEILNAHHHQPQQPITNGNQHFTPLPEQFQGQSIWTGRYFV; encoded by the exons ATGATGATAGTAGAAACTGATAAGATGTCTGCTCCTTCACCGCGGGAGCGTGCACAGCGCCTTTTTGATAAG AACCTTGAATTGGAGAAAAAGCGCCGTAGATCAGCTCAGGCGCATGTTCCGTCAGATCCCAGTATTTGGCCACAGCAGCGTGAGAACTTTGAAGCAATAATTCTTGAGGATCATGCTTTTTCTGAGCAGCACAATATTGAGTATTCCCTTTGGGTATTACATTATAAACGGATTGAAGAGTTAAGGGCACATTTCAATGCTGCTATTTCGTCTGCAAGCTCAAAATCACCTCAGGGAGGGAAAGGTTCTGTACGACCTGAGCGGATAACTAAAATAAGGCAGCAGTTGAAGACATTCCTTTCAGAAGCAACTGGGTTTTACCATGATCTTATCATGAAAATCAAAGCCAAGAATGGGCTTCCTCTGGGTTACTTTGAGGACTCAGAGAATCTGATTGTGATGGAGAAAGATGGAAAGAAATCTGCCGAGATGAAGAAAAGTTTGATATCTTGTCATCGTTGTTTGATATACTTGGGTGATCTTGCTCGCTACAAAGGATTGTACGGTGAAGGGGACTCAAAAAAGCGTGAGTTCGCAGCAGCTTCTAGTTACTATTTACAAGCTGCGTCTATCTGGCCTTCAAGTGGAAATCCCCACCATCAG CTTGCTTTGTTGGCTTCATATTCTGGTGATGAGCTGGCAGTTATTTATCGTTATTTTCGGAGTCTGGCTGTGGATAGTCCATTTACAACTGCTAGAGAAAATTTAATAGTTGCATTTGAGAAG AATCGACAAAGTTACTCTCAGCTTTCTGGTGATGCTAAAGCTGTTGCAGTCAAGGAATCTTCTGGACAGTTAGATGGCAAAGGAAGAGGGAAGATAGAAGCAAAACTTGTGACTAGGGGTAATGGTGTGGAAGCATATCCTAGAAAGGAAGGAGCATCCAACATACAGGAGACTTACAAATCGTTCTGTACTCGCTTTGTACGTCTAAATGGAATCCTGTTCACTCGTACAAG TCTTGAGACCTTCGCTGAAGTTCTCTCTCTTATTAGCAATGGCCTGCGCGAGCTTCTGTCTTCGGGTCAAGATGAAGAACTTAATTTTGGCCAGGATGCTCTTGAGAATGGTCTTGCCATTGTCAGAATTATTTCCATTatcgtctttacagttcataATGCGAAGAAGGAATCTGAAGGTCAAACTTATGCAGAAATTGTACAGCGGGCTGTTCTACTTCAAAATGCATTCACTGCAGCTTTCGAACTGATGAGTATTATTATAGACAGATGCGTGCAGCTGCAGGATCCTTCTTGTAGTTTTCTTCTACCAGGCATTTTGGTTTTTGTTGAGTGGTTGGCATGTTATCCCGATCTTGCTGCAGGCAATGATGTGGATGAGAATCAATCAACTGTTAGATCAAAATTTTGGAATCATTGTATTTCCTTCTTGAACAAGCTTCTTTCAGTTGGGCCTATGTCTATTGGGGATGAAGAGGAGACTTGCTTTAATAACATGAGTAGGTATGAAGAAGGGGAAACAGATAACCGTCTGGCTTTGTGGGAGGACTTTGAGTTAAGAGGATTTGTTCCACTTATCCCTGCACAAACAATCTTGGATTTTTCTAGGAAGCATTCATTTGGAAGTGAtagagaaaaagaaagaaaatcCCGGGTCAAAAGGATTTTAGCTGCAGGAAAGGCTTTAGCTAACATTGTTCGGATTGATCAGAAAAGGATATATTTTGATTCAAAGGGAAAGAAATTCATAATTGGTGTTGAGCCTAGTATCTCAGATGATTTTGTTCTTGCCACTGGCAAGCCTATTGCAGATGACTTGGTGAAAGAAAATGAAGCAGACAAGCCAAAGTCGGGGATTGCTCAGTCAGACCACCACCAGTATCTGGAAGAAGAGgatgacgatgatgatgaggttATTGTTTTTAAACCTATAGTAGCCGAGAAGCGAGCTGATGTTTTGGTTGTTTCATCAGGGGTAACTCACAGAGGTTTAGAGCCGGTCCCAGTAGCTTCAGGAGTGGATGTTAAATTTAATGTTAATTCTGCTTTCCACCCTCCCAATGATGTGGACCTTCAAACTTCTTTACCTGCTTCTGTTAGTTGTATGATGCCTCAAAGCTTGCAACCAGTTCAGCAGCATTCTTCAAGGTGGCTAGAGGGGGGAGTTTCTCTGGTTAACAGTTTTGAAGGTCTTGGGTTCTCGGAGAATGGGCATGTTGTAAAACCTAAGCTCCCACTGCATGAAGCTTTATCAATCTTTAACGACGCATCACTTTCTGTTCCTTTCCAGCAATCTGTAAGTACTGGGACTAAATCATTTTATGGTCTCCCAAAAACTGAAGACTCGATGATACCATCCAAAGTTGATACTGTTGCATCTTCTGGAGTCATTACGGATAACTCTTATGTGAAGTCATTGTCAGTTTCGCAAGCTGATTTGAGAAAATCTCCAGTTAGCCGTCCTTCTAGGCACCGTGGACCTCCTCCTGGTTTCAGTCATGTTTCTCCTAGGCTTGATATGGAATCCACTGTTTCAGATTCAATTAGTGGGAATCCTGTTATGGATGACTACAGTTGGTTGGATGGATATCAGTTGCCTGCATCAACCAAAGGTTCAGGCCCCGATGGTCCTATTGCTTATACTCAATCAAATTCCCATCTAGTAAATCACAATATTTCGAGTGGGGCAGTTTGCTTTCCTTTTCCTGGAAAACAAGTTCCATCTGCACTGCAGGGGGTCAAACAGAATGGTTGGCAAGATTATCATAGTACTGAGATTTTAAATGCACACCATCATCAGCCACAACAACCTATCACAAATGGAAATCAACACTTTACTCCACTGCCTGAGCAATTTCAAGGACAGTCAATCTGGACAGGTCGTTACTTTGTGTGA